In Hyla sarda isolate aHylSar1 chromosome 9, aHylSar1.hap1, whole genome shotgun sequence, the following proteins share a genomic window:
- the DDAH2 gene encoding N(G),N(G)-dimethylarginine dimethylaminohydrolase 2, translating into MTGRYTHAVVRGVPSSLAQEADGKVDLARAQRESGVFCGILRQKLGLQVMELPPNEDLPRGQLIGDMAVVIADTALITRPSNPARRKETEGLHKLFEELKFRVCELTDESATLDASDILFTGTEIFVGLSKWTNLRGAEIVAKTYQDYAVSTVPVAGDLNLKSFCSMAGPDTLVIGSSDTAKRALKMMEQLTDHHYETLTVPDDPAANCIYARVGPKSNVLVHRSAEEYPDSVQVFQKLTDYSLVPASCTEVSKIGGCLTACSILINRKLEI; encoded by the exons ATGACTGGTAGATACACTCAtgctgtggtcagaggggtgccctcctctctggcacaggaggCAGATGGGAAGGTGGACCTTGCAAGGGCACAAAGGGAAAGTGGCGTCTTCTGTGGCATCTTACGACAGAAACTGGGTCTTCAGGTGATGGAGCTTCCTCCAAATGAAGATCTACCCAGAGGGCAGCTAATCGGTGACATGGCAGTGGTAATAGCAGATACGGCTTTAATCACCCGCCCATCAAACCCTGCAAGGAGAAAAGAG ACAGAAGGTTTACATAAGTTGTTTGAAGAGTTGAAATTTCGGGTTTGTGAACTCACAGATGAAAGTGCCACACTAGATGCCAGCGACATTCTCTTCACCG GTACAGAAATCTTTGTGGGTTTGTCCAAGTGGACCAATCTCCGAGGTGCTGAGATAGTAGCCAAAACCTACCAG GATTATGCAGTGTCCACTGTGCCGGTTGCGGGAGATTTAAATCTAAAAAGTTTCTGCAGTATGGCCGGCCCTGACACCCTGGTGATCGGCAGTAGTGACACTGCAAAAAGAGCGCTCAAG ATGATGGAGCAGCTGACTGATCACCATTATGAGACGCTGACTGTGCCCGATGACCCTGCCGCCAACTGCATCTATGCCCGGGTGGGGCCCAAATCCAACGTTCTGGTTCATCGCAGTGCAGAAGAATATCCAGATAGTGTTCAG GTCTTTCAGAAGCTGACAGATTATTCACTAGTCCCGGCGTCTTGCACGGAGGTGTCGAAGATCGGAGGCTGCCTGACCGCCTGCTCTATACTGATCAATCGCAAGCTGGAGATCTGA
- the LOC130291692 gene encoding uncharacterized protein LOC130291692 isoform X1 — translation MIQDAVDFCVILVLGLVACSVSGCSISQSLSLSLFPTNGDKALECHLCLGKRTSLRGSYTFTLTRNGKMVKFSQITIPRTWYALERKKNNTGRWRCEVKEFPDLWAEYDLEPSIPTSPAEKEKDTEETSVPASTMSTRILLTILTAVLLLIICIIVICVTLGFCIMRRSRRPSSRHQHHKDSNRSDNFPLTENISSDLSNPKSDTDTEVSYVELEIIRDPLRKPSRNYDTIYANIM, via the exons ATGATACAGGACGCTGTGGATTTTTGTGTCATTTTGGTACTCGGTCTTGTGGCCTGCAGCGTGTCAG GTTGCTCCATCTCCCAGTCCCTTTCCCTATCTTTATTCCCAACTAATGGAGATAAGGCCCTGGAGTGCCACCTCTGTCTGGGGAAGAGGACCTCTCTGAGGGGCAGCTACACCTTCACCCTGACCAGGAATGGAAAAATGGTTAAATTCAGCCAGATAACCATCCCAAGAACATGGTACGCACTGGAGAGGAAAAAGAACAACACCGGCCGGTGGAGATGTGAGGTGAAGGAGTTTCCTGATCTCTGGGCTGAGTATGACTTGGAGCCCTCCATACCCACCTCACCAGCGGAAAAGGAGAAAGACACAG AAGAAACTTCTGTTCCTGCATCCACAATGTCCACCAGAATCTTACTGACTATTCTGACCGCGGTGCTGCTCCTCATTATATGTATTATCGTGATCTGCGTCACATTGGGCTTCTGTATCATGAGGCGATCCAG aagacCATCCTCTCGCCATCAACATCACAAAG ACAGCAACAGATCGGACAACTTCCCCCTCACGGAAAACATCAGCTCTGACCTAAGCAATCCGAAATCAGACACA GACACAGAAGTATCTTACGTGGAGCTGGAGATCATAAGAGATCCTTTACGAAAACCTTCCAGGAATTATGATACAATATATGCAAACATCATGTGA
- the LOC130291692 gene encoding uncharacterized protein LOC130291692 isoform X3 — protein MVKFSQITIPRTWYALERKKNNTGRWRCEVKEFPDLWAEYDLEPSIPTSPAEKEKDTEETSVPASTMSTRILLTILTAVLLLIICIIVICVTLGFCIMRRSRRPSSRHQHHKDSNRSDNFPLTENISSDLSNPKSDTDTEVSYVELEIIRDPLRKPSRNYDTIYANIM, from the exons ATGGTTAAATTCAGCCAGATAACCATCCCAAGAACATGGTACGCACTGGAGAGGAAAAAGAACAACACCGGCCGGTGGAGATGTGAGGTGAAGGAGTTTCCTGATCTCTGGGCTGAGTATGACTTGGAGCCCTCCATACCCACCTCACCAGCGGAAAAGGAGAAAGACACAG AAGAAACTTCTGTTCCTGCATCCACAATGTCCACCAGAATCTTACTGACTATTCTGACCGCGGTGCTGCTCCTCATTATATGTATTATCGTGATCTGCGTCACATTGGGCTTCTGTATCATGAGGCGATCCAG aagacCATCCTCTCGCCATCAACATCACAAAG ACAGCAACAGATCGGACAACTTCCCCCTCACGGAAAACATCAGCTCTGACCTAAGCAATCCGAAATCAGACACA GACACAGAAGTATCTTACGTGGAGCTGGAGATCATAAGAGATCCTTTACGAAAACCTTCCAGGAATTATGATACAATATATGCAAACATCATGTGA
- the LOC130291692 gene encoding uncharacterized protein LOC130291692 isoform X2 yields MIQDAVDFCVILVLGLVACSVSGCSISQSLSLSLFPTNGDKALECHLCLGKRTSLRGSYTFTLTRNGKMVKFSQITIPRTWYALERKKNNTGRWRCEVKEFPDLWAEYDLEPSIPTSPAEKEKDTEETSVPASTMSTRILLTILTAVLLLIICIIVICVTLGFCIMRRSSVFSRLRGTSVAVAARGAGDGSAGFKYGTADNEAEEETGFIKQQNIMAG; encoded by the exons ATGATACAGGACGCTGTGGATTTTTGTGTCATTTTGGTACTCGGTCTTGTGGCCTGCAGCGTGTCAG GTTGCTCCATCTCCCAGTCCCTTTCCCTATCTTTATTCCCAACTAATGGAGATAAGGCCCTGGAGTGCCACCTCTGTCTGGGGAAGAGGACCTCTCTGAGGGGCAGCTACACCTTCACCCTGACCAGGAATGGAAAAATGGTTAAATTCAGCCAGATAACCATCCCAAGAACATGGTACGCACTGGAGAGGAAAAAGAACAACACCGGCCGGTGGAGATGTGAGGTGAAGGAGTTTCCTGATCTCTGGGCTGAGTATGACTTGGAGCCCTCCATACCCACCTCACCAGCGGAAAAGGAGAAAGACACAG AAGAAACTTCTGTTCCTGCATCCACAATGTCCACCAGAATCTTACTGACTATTCTGACCGCGGTGCTGCTCCTCATTATATGTATTATCGTGATCTGCGTCACATTGGGCTTCTGTATCATGAGGCGATCCAG TGTCTTCAGCCGGCTCAGGGGCACTAGTGTTGCTGTAGCGGCCAGAGGAGCAGGAGACGGCAGTGCAGGATTCAAGTACGGTACAGCAGACAATGAGGCTGAAGAAGAAACCGGCTTTATTAAACAACAGAATATAATGGCCGGGTAA